The sequence ATTTTTCAGCTAGTTCCTGAATGTTTTCTTTTGACATGGGAATTGCCCTTTTATAGGTAGAGTATATTTCAAAAGGTTTACCCTTGGTCCGCCGAAAAAAAATTTCACATAAATAAAGTAGTGTACAAAGTACCCAGTTTTAACCGCACTGTTTTCAGTGCACGGGTCAGATGCCCCTCAGCAGTTTTGACGGAGATATTAAAAGATTGGGCAGATTCAGAGAGCGCATGATCTTTCAGTTTATTATCCGAAAAGACCAGGCGGCTTTTTTCAGGCAGTTCTGCCGCAATGGTATCCACCAGTTGCAACAGTAAGCGGGCATTCACAATCGCTTCTATATCGGGTGCCGACTGCGTCATGGCAGCCATTTCCTGCATACGCGTGCGAATGGTTTCCTGACGGGCATGATAATGGAAAATAGCGTAACGGGTAATAGCGAAGAGATAACTTTTTAAAGTCGTAACTTCAATGGAATGCCGCTTCTCCCAGAGAATAATAAATGTATCCTGTACAATTTCTTCGGCGATTTCCTTCGAAGGAAGACGTTTGTAAGCCATACGGAACAGCACCTCCCAGTAGCGGGAGTATACTTCATTAAAAGCCGGAATAGAATCCGCTTTTATCAAATTCCATAAATCGGAATCCTGATGAAGATGCGCATTTTTCACGTGGTACTTATAAAGTATATATTATAAGTGTGTAATCTACAATTATTTTTTCTTTTATCCAACATTCACCGCATTCATCATGGTGCACCCCACCACACCCGCAGTCTCCGTACGCAATCTGGTTTCACCCAGTGACACAGGTTTAAAACCCTTACCCAGGGCCAGTGAAATTTCTTCAGGCGTAAAATCGCCTTCTGGCCCGATCAGCAACAGCGAATCTTTCCCTTTTTCCATAGCTTGCCAGAGATGTTGTTTTTGTTCAGGCAGACAATGCGCGATGAATAATTGCTCAGAAGGCGGCTCATTCACCAGTTTATCAAAATTGGCTGGCGTAGTCAGTTCCGGTAAATAATATTGCTGGGATTGCAGCATGGCAGAAACAAGGATGTTTTCCAGCCTGTCTGCCCGGAATTTCTCCTTTTCAGAACGATGACTGATCAGCGGGATAATAGATTGTATACCAATCTCTGTGGCCTTTTCCAGGAACCACTCGATACGGGAAGTATTCTTTGTAAACGCAATCGCTATTCTTACAGGCGCAGCCACCGCTGGCATCAGGGTGTATTGGGAGATGGTTATGACACATTTCTTGCGGTTATCGTCCGTAATCACCCCCTGGTACCGTCCCCCTTTTCCATCGGTCAAAATCACCTCATCCCCTGCTGTATGGCGCAATACCATGATGCAATACCTGGAACCAGGTTCATCCATTGTGTAAGTGGCTGCAGATGGCAGCAGTTCTTTTGCGTAAAACATGGGTGCAAAGCTATTTAATTGGTACGAGAAAATGATGCTGACTCTTCTGAATCGTATGACCGAACCAAATCAATCAAATTACTGTCTGATGTATCAAACATCATCTCTTATCCTCTTATCCTCTTTTCCCCTTCAGTCGCAATTTCCCCCTTTATTGACGTACTCCCCCCTCACAATTTTCTGTGAACAAATCTATATTTACAATTGTAAATTATACTATATGAAAACGACTAAGATCATTTACTGGGTTACCACCTCTATCTTCTTCCTCTTCGAAGGCGTGATGCCTGCCATCTATGGCAATTCTCAATTAGCCAAAGAAGGGTTTGTACATCTGGGTTATCCTGAATATTTCCGGGTACTCCTCACCATCTTCAAAGTAACGGGAGCGCTGGTATTAATTCTTCCCTTCTTCAAAGGCAGGATCAAAGAATGGGCATATGCCGGCTTTACTTTTAACCTGATCAGCGCAGCAGTTTCCCATGCCGCAGTAGACGGTCTTTCCAACGGCCAGACCTTCTTCCCTATATTTGTCATGCTGATTTTAGCGATCAGCTATTTCACCTATCATAAAATATTTGGTGTATCTTCAAGGTAATAAAAATTATATGCCACGAAAGACCGCCATTGTTATATTACTTGCATGCCTGTCTGCTACCGTTCACGCACAAACTACCGCTCTCCGGAAAACGATCGATTCTATCGCCACACATTCCAATGCACATATCGGCGTAGCTACCTTATTGCTGGAAACCGGTGATACTCTTACTTACAGAGGCAATGATCATTATCCTATGCAAAGCGTGTATAAGTTCCCCATCTCCCTGGCCATCCTGCATCAGGTAGATATCGGGAAATATAAACTGGATGAAAAGATCCTCATTACCAAAGACGACATTATGCCCATAGGACATAGCCCTATCCGTGATGCACATCCAAATGGCGGTGTGAGCATGACCCTCAGGGAAATATCCAGGTACAATATCATGGAGAGCGATGGCACAGCCTGCGATGTATTGCTGCGTTTATTAGGAGGAACTAAGAAAACAAACGCTTACATTAAAAGCCTCGGTGTAAAAGGTATCAACATCGCCACCACCGAAAAGGAACAACAAAGCAATGATACCACCCAATATCGTAACTGGGCAACGCCAATAGGTATCACCCAATTATATAAGATCTACCTCCAAAATAAAGTATTGTCCAGCGCATCATACAATACCCTCTGGAAAGACTTAGCCGGATCTTACCCGGGCGCAAACCGCATCAAAGGGCTATTGCCCAAAGGCACAATAGTAGCTCATAAAACCGGTACCTCCGGCACAAATAATGGATTCACTGCTGCCACAAATGATAGTGGTATCATTATCTTACCAAATGGAAAACACCTGATACTGACAGTATTCGTATCCGATTCAAAAGGAAGTGATGCTGAAAGAGAAGCCTGGATCGCCCAAATTTCCAAAGCCGTATATGATCATTTTAAATGAAGGTGAGTTTTTAGGGGTCAATGAACGAACAAGTATTCATCATGACCTGATCCTCAGCAAGACAGCACATCTGTATGGTGAGACGCAGCCCCATGCCCATAAAAACGACTATTTCAGCATCCTCTTAGCAGGAGAATATGTTGAAAACTTCAGGAATGAATCTATTCTCATCAAGCCAGGTGATATCGTGTATAGAAGCAGACACCATATCCATAAAAATGAATTCGTAACGGATACGGTGTCGTGTATAAATATCGAAATCTCCCACAGGGAAAAGGAAGATTTCTTTCTCTATACAAATGACAATAAAGCCTATTTCTACCAACTGATAGTAGACTTTTTACTAAATAAATCCTTTGCTGCAGATCCCGGTTTCTTTATTGATCAGCCATTGCCGGAACGCAATCAAAATCTGACATGGCTCATACAAGTGATCGGGATCCTGCATGCCGAGAAAGATTTTTTTCATACCCCACATTCACTGGCACAAAGGGTATATGTCCATCCTAATTACCTGGCCCGGGCATTCAAAGAAAAGACAGGAGAAACCATTGGCACCTACCAACTCAAAATAAAACTCAATCATGCGGTGCACCAACTATTAAATACCCCTAAGACTATCTCCGACATCAGCTTTGACAACGGCTTCTATGATGACGCCCATTTTATCAGGTCGTTTAAAAAAGCCTATCACATCTCGCCCCTTCAATTCCGCAAACTGCTGAAAAGTTAATTGCATCCGATGCTGAAAAGCTATTCCATAACCTGCCGAAAAGTTAATCCCATCCGATGCTGAAAAGCTAATCCCATAACCTGCCGAAAAGTTAATTCCATCCGATGCCGAAAAGCTAATCCCATAACCTGCCGAAAAGTTAATTCCATACAATTTTGAAAATCCCCCCTGCCCTTCCTTTGTAGAAAAAACATGCGGTTCTCCCTTCTTCTCTTCATTTTATTCCCCCTCTGCACCTTTGCCCAATCCGACTCTACCCGGTTTTACAGTTCCTGCTTAGATGCCAATGTAACCAGGGCGTTGCAATATGTACCCCAACACCTCGCACCTGAATTTGAAAAACGCTTCAAATACGAAAATGACCAGTCTGATTACCTGATAAAACACACTTCCGGCATAGATTCTCTCCTGATAATCTTCCACGACTACTGGCGAAAATCATTACTGGATACTGCTAACAATTATGATGGAGAATTAGCCACTAAATTGTGTCAGTTTTTCCATGTAGAAAACACAAAACCCATTGATTCGCTGAAAGAAACATTCAATGCATATATCAAATCAAAAAACTTATTTTCTACGGATGGTATCGGACAGGTAGGTAGACTCTACGATCTGCTGGTATGGCGTAAACAAACAGATACGACTTACTCTTTTCATATAAATATGGAACTACTAAATGTACGGGTAGTACTCATGCAGAACTTTGTAACCCTTGGCTGGGAAGATTACGCCTCTTTAGGTAAATTCTATCCCGGTGGATGGGCGGTGACTGATGCCTTATATTGCGTCTCCGACGCATATGACAAAAAGAGCGAAAAATTCCTCGTCAGTTATCTCGCCCACGAAGGCCGGCATTTAAAAGACTACCAGCTATTTCCCGGTATAGCAGGCAAAGACCTGGAATACAGGGCTAAACTCACTGAATTGAGTATGGCAAATACAATGCTGTATTCCCTGATAAAATTCTTTATCAGCAATGGGAATAAAAACAGTGTGAACGCCCACCCGCTGGCGGATTACAATGTAATGAGTGATTTATCGAAACGTCTTTTCCACAAGGAATTTGAAGATGATATCAACAAGTGGAAAGCATTATCCGTGAAAAAGATAAACAGCACCGCCTATCAGCTATTAAAGGAAAACACAAAAGCTATGCGGAGCTCTTATAAAAAGAAGAAAAATGATAAAGCCTGAAAATAGGGACATCCACCATTGGAATCATCTCCCTTATCGGAATAATTTTCCCGGAGATACCCTCATTTTTAGTACACCCTATCGAACTCATTATCCCATAAACACCCTCATTTCCAGCATTCCCGATCGGAATAATTTTCCCGGAGGTACCTTCATTTTCATCATAGCTTATCGGACTAATCATCCCAGAAACACCCTCATTTCCAGCACAGCTTACAGATATACTTCCCCCGGTGGAAACCTTTACAACTTCCACCGGGCCATTTTCTTTTCTTAAAATACCCTCAATCTCCACCTCACTCATCCTTTTCAACAACTCCTTCGCCCGCCCCACCATTTTCCGATATACCTGCACATCCCCAA is a genomic window of Chitinophaga sp. LS1 containing:
- a CDS encoding sigma-70 family RNA polymerase sigma factor; protein product: MKNAHLHQDSDLWNLIKADSIPAFNEVYSRYWEVLFRMAYKRLPSKEIAEEIVQDTFIILWEKRHSIEVTTLKSYLFAITRYAIFHYHARQETIRTRMQEMAAMTQSAPDIEAIVNARLLLQLVDTIAAELPEKSRLVFSDNKLKDHALSESAQSFNISVKTAEGHLTRALKTVRLKLGTLYTTLFM
- a CDS encoding DoxX family protein codes for the protein MKTTKIIYWVTTSIFFLFEGVMPAIYGNSQLAKEGFVHLGYPEYFRVLLTIFKVTGALVLILPFFKGRIKEWAYAGFTFNLISAAVSHAAVDGLSNGQTFFPIFVMLILAISYFTYHKIFGVSSR
- a CDS encoding AraC family transcriptional regulator, producing MIILNEGEFLGVNERTSIHHDLILSKTAHLYGETQPHAHKNDYFSILLAGEYVENFRNESILIKPGDIVYRSRHHIHKNEFVTDTVSCINIEISHREKEDFFLYTNDNKAYFYQLIVDFLLNKSFAADPGFFIDQPLPERNQNLTWLIQVIGILHAEKDFFHTPHSLAQRVYVHPNYLARAFKEKTGETIGTYQLKIKLNHAVHQLLNTPKTISDISFDNGFYDDAHFIRSFKKAYHISPLQFRKLLKS
- the bla gene encoding class A beta-lactamase; amino-acid sequence: MPRKTAIVILLACLSATVHAQTTALRKTIDSIATHSNAHIGVATLLLETGDTLTYRGNDHYPMQSVYKFPISLAILHQVDIGKYKLDEKILITKDDIMPIGHSPIRDAHPNGGVSMTLREISRYNIMESDGTACDVLLRLLGGTKKTNAYIKSLGVKGINIATTEKEQQSNDTTQYRNWATPIGITQLYKIYLQNKVLSSASYNTLWKDLAGSYPGANRIKGLLPKGTIVAHKTGTSGTNNGFTAATNDSGIIILPNGKHLILTVFVSDSKGSDAEREAWIAQISKAVYDHFK
- a CDS encoding RsmE family RNA methyltransferase; protein product: MFYAKELLPSAATYTMDEPGSRYCIMVLRHTAGDEVILTDGKGGRYQGVITDDNRKKCVITISQYTLMPAVAAPVRIAIAFTKNTSRIEWFLEKATEIGIQSIIPLISHRSEKEKFRADRLENILVSAMLQSQQYYLPELTTPANFDKLVNEPPSEQLFIAHCLPEQKQHLWQAMEKGKDSLLLIGPEGDFTPEEISLALGKGFKPVSLGETRLRTETAGVVGCTMMNAVNVG